From Triticum aestivum cultivar Chinese Spring chromosome 4A, IWGSC CS RefSeq v2.1, whole genome shotgun sequence, a single genomic window includes:
- the LOC123082851 gene encoding uncharacterized protein produces the protein MAMERFFTTLVFCEAPLDGYGTSVLTAGTVKRLVSRGGDATEPAVANKPDAEKEQGFFSGKPTSERRAAFELAFDGVNCFDTMVMH, from the coding sequence ATGGCGATGGAGAGGTTCTTCACGACGCTCGTCTTCTGTGAGGCGCCGCTAGACGGCTATGGCACATCGGTGCTCACCGCCGGCACGGTCAAAAGGCTGGTCTCTCGTGGCGGCGATGCGACCGAGCCGGCGGTGGCTAACAAGCCAGACGCTGAGAAGGAGCAGGGTTTCTTCTCTGGCAAGCCGACTTCCGAAAGGCGCGCTGCTTTCGAGCTTGCCTTCGACGGCGTCAATTGCTTCGACACCATGGTTATGCACTAA
- the LOC123087852 gene encoding putative multidrug resistance protein, protein MGGVAGAKKAAVMSVFMHADAMDMALMAVGLVGAIGDGLSTPVKLLITGFIINDLGNSGPEHLQELSSKMDENARNLVFLALGSWVMAFLEGYCWSRTAERQASRMRARYLAAVLRQDVEYFDLKVGSTADVIASVSNDSLVVQDVLSEKVPNLVMNAATFVGSYAAGFALVWQLTLVTLPSILLLVVPGFMYGRILMGLARRIREQYTRPGAIAEQAISSVRTVCSFAAERATMVQFSAALGESARLGIKQGLAKGITIGSNGVTFAIWAFSVWYGSRLVMYHGYQGGTVSAVSAAAVVGGLALGSGLSNLKYLSEASAAGERVLEVIRRVPKIDSGSDTGEELLNVAGEVEFKNVEFCYPSRPESPIFANFSLRVPAGCTAALVGSSGSGKSTVVALLERFYDPSAGEVALDGVDIRRLRLKWLRAQMGLVSQEPALFATTIMENILVGKEDATPEEVTAATKAANAHNFISQLPQGYDTQVGERGVQMSGGQKQRIAIARAILKSPKILLLDEATSALDTESERVVQEALDLASLGRTTFVIAHRLSTIRNAGMIAVMQHGEVKELGSHDELIADENGLYSSLVRLQQTRDSNEVDEVSGAGSTSVVRQSSSHDISRRFSLASRSSSDGSVGNADSIEEPKLPPPSFRRLLMLNAPEWRQALMGSLSAVVYGGIQPAYAYAMGNMISVYFLTDHDEIKDKTRKYALTFIALAVLSFLLNIGQHYNFCAMGEYLTKRVREQMLRKILTFEIGWFDRDENSSGAICSQLAKDANVVRSLVGDRMALVTQTISSVLIACTLGLVIAWRLALVMIAAQPLIIVCFYARSVLLKRMSKKSIQAQSESSKLAAESVSNLRTITAFSSQERILGLFNHAQNGPRKESIRQSWIAGLGLGTSMGLMTCTWALAFWYGGRLMAEHRIATNELLQTYMILISTGRVIADAGSMTTDLAKGADAVASVFAILDRVTTIDPDNPEGYKPEKLKGEVDITEVDFAYPSRPNVIIFKGFSLSIQPGKSTALVGQSGSGKSTIIALIERFYDPLRGMVKIDGRDIKTYNLQALRRHIGLVSQEPTLFAGTIRENIVYGIETTSEDEIENAARSANAHEFISNLADGYGTWCGERGVQLSGGQKQRIAVARAILKNPVILLLDEATSALDSQSEKVVQEALERVMVSRTSLVVAHRLSTIQNCDLIAVLDKGIIVEKGTHSSLMSKGSSGTYYNLVSLQQGGDQH, encoded by the exons ATGGGTGGCGTAGCAGGCGCCAAGAAGGCGGCGGTCATGTCAGTGTTCATGCACGCGGATGCCATGGACATGGCGCTGATGGCGGTGGGCCTGGTGGGCGCCATCGGCGATGGCTTATCGACACCGGTGAAGCTGCTCATCACCGGCTTCATCATCAACGACCTCGGCAACAGCGGCCCGGAACACCTCCAGGAGTTGAGCTCCAAGATGGACGAG AATGCGAGGAACCTTGTCTTCTTGGCGTTGGGCAGCTGGGTCATGGCGTTCCTAG AGGGGTATTGCTGGTCACGGACGGCGGAGCGGCAGGCGTCGCGGATGCGTGCACGCTACCTGGCAGCGGTGCTCCGGCAGGACGTGGAGTACTTTGACCTCAAGGTGGGGTCGACAGCGGACGTGATTGCCAGCGTCTCCAACGACAGCCTGGTGGTGCAGGATGTGCTGAGCGAGAAGGTGCCCAACCTGGTGATGAACGCCGCCACCTTCGTTGGCAGCTACGCTGCCGGCTTTGCGCTAGTGTGGCAGCTAACCCTGGTGACGCTGCCTTCGATCCTGCTCCTCGTCGTCCCGGGGTTCATGTACGGCCGCATCCTCATGGGCCTCGCACGCCGGATCAGGGAGCAGTACACGCGCCCGGGTGCCATCGCCGAACAGGCTATCTCGTCCGTGCGCACCGTGTGCTCCTTCGCCGCGGAGCGTGCCACCATGGTGCAGTTCTCGGCGGCGCTCGGGGAGTCGGCGCGACTAGGGATCAAACAAGGGCTCGCCAAGGGCATCACCATCGGCAGCAACGGCGTCACCTTTGCCATCTGGGCCTTCAGCGTTTGGTACGGCAGCCGCCTCGTCATGTACCATGGCTACCAGGGCGGCACCGTCTCCGCGGTCTCCGCCGCTGCCGTCGTCGGTGGCCT GGCACTCGGGTCGGGGTTGTCGAACCTCAAGTACCTGTCGGAGGCGAGCGCGGCGGGGGAGAGGGTGCTGGAGGTGATCAGGCGGGTGCCCAAGATCGACTCGGGCAGCGACACGGGGGAGGAACTTCTCAACGTTGCCGGTGAGGTGGAGTTCAAGAACGTGGAGTTCTGCTACCCATCGCGGCCAGAGAGCCCCATCTTCGCCAACTTCAGCCTGCGCGTGCCGGCAGGTTGCACGGCGGCGCTTGTAGGCAGCAGCGGGTCCGGCAAGTCCACAGTGGTGGCACTGCTAGAGAGGTTCTATGACCCGTCGGCCGGCGAGGTGGCGCTGGACGGCGTGGACATCCGGCGGCTGCGGCTCAAGTGGCTGCGCGCGCAGATGGGGCTTGTTAGCCAGGAGCCGGCGCTCTTCGCTACGACCATCATGGAGAACATACTAGTTGGCAAAGAGGACGCCACGCCGGAGGAGGTCACCGCCGCCACCAAGGCCGCCAATGCACATAACTTCATCTCCCAGCTGCCTCAAGGGTACGACACTCAG GTGGGTGAGCGTGGTGTCCAAATGTCTGGAGGGCAGAAGCAGAGGATTGCTATAGCCAGAGCAATCCTAAAGTCACCCAAGATCCTCCTCCTTGATGAAGCCACCAGTGCGTTGGATACAGAGTCAGAGCGTGTCGTACAGGAGGCACTCGACCTGGCCTCCTTGGGTCGGACAACTTTCGTCATTGCCCATCGCCTCTCCACTATCCGCAATGCTGGCATGATTGCTGTCATGCAGCATGGTGAGGTCAAGGAGCTAGGCTCCCACGACGAGCTCATTGCTGATGAGAATGGCCTCTACTCATCGCTTGTTCGCCTTCAGCAGACTAGAGACTCAAATGAGGTTGATGAGGTTAGTGGAGCTGGCAGTACTTCCGTTGTGAGGCAGTCCAGCAGCCACGACATCAGCAGGAGATTCTCCTTGGCTAGCAGGTCCAGTTCAGACGGGTCAGTAGGTAATGCTGACAGCATTGAGGAGCCAAAGCTTCCTCCGCCATCCTTCAGAAGGCTGCTCATGCTTAACGCACCAGAGTGGAGGCAGGCGCTTATGGGAAGCTTGAGTGCAGTTGTGTATGGAGGCATCCAACCTGCTTATGCATACGCCATGGGAAACATGATATCGGTCTATTTCTTGACAGATCACGACGAGATCAAGGACAAAACAAGAAAGTATGCACTCACCTTCATCGCTCTTGCGGTGCTCTCGTTCTTGCTCAATATTGGACAACATTACAACTTCTGTGCCATGGGAGAATACCTCACCAAGAGGGTCAGGGAACAGATGCTCAGGAAAATCCTCACTTTCGAGATCGGATGGTTCGACCGCGATGAGAACTCCAGTGGTGCCATATGCTCACAGCTTGCCAAGGATGCCAACGTT GTGAGGTCTCTAGTGGGTGACCGGATGGCGCTGGTGACCCAGACAATATCTTCTGTGCTTATCGCTTGCACCCTGGGTCTGGTCATTGCCTGGCGTCTGGCCCTTGTCATGATAGCAGCGCAGCCTCTCATCATCGTCTGCTTCTATGCTCGTAGTGTCTTATTGAAGAGAATGTCCAAGAAGTCAATACAGGCACAATCCGAAAGTAGCAAGCTAGCTGCTGAGTCCGTCTCCAACCTCCGTACCATAACGGCCTTCTCATCCCAAGAGCGCATCTTAGGCCTCTTCAACCATGCACAGAATGGACCGCGGAAGGAAAGCATCCGTCAATCATGGATTGCCGGACTCGGCCTTGGCACTTCCATGGGCCTGATGACATGCACATGGGCCCTAGCCTTCTGGTATGGTGGCAGGCTCATGGCTGAGCACCGCATTGCCACCAACGAACTCCTTCAGACCTACATGATTCTGATAAGCACAGGGCGTGTGATTGCTGATGCAGGTAGCATGACAACAGACCTAGCTAAGGGTGCTGATGCAGTTGCTTCAGTATTTGCTATCCTTGACCGGGTAACAACCATTGACCCAGACAACCCCGAGGGATACAAGCCGGAGAAGCTCAAAGGTGAGGTGGACATCACAGAAGTCGACTTTGCATACCCTTCAAGGCCAAATGTGATCATCTTCAAAGGATTCTCATTAAGCATCCAACCAGGCAAGTCAACAGCACTGGTTGGGCAAAGTGGCTCTGGAAAGTCAACCATCATTGCACTTATAGAGCGATTCTATGACCCTCTAAGGGGAATGGTGAAAATTGATGGCAgggacatcaaaacatataatctTCAAGCCCTGCGGCGGCACATTGGCCTGGTCAGCCAGGAGCCAACACTATTTGCAGGAACAATCCGGGAGAACATTGTGTATGGCATAGAAACGACAAGTGAGGACGAAATTGAGAATGCCGCAAGGTCTGCGAATGCACACGAATTCATCAGCAACCTCGCGGATGGATATGGTACATGGTGTGGCGAGAGAGGTGTTCAGCTCTCAGGAGGGCAGAAGCAACGCATTGCAGTGGCCCGTGCCATCTTGAAGAACCCAGTAATCTTGCTACTGGATGAGGCTACAAGTGCATTGGACAGCCAGTCCGAAAAGGTTGTACAGGAAGCACTTGAGAGAGTGATGGTCAGCAGGACAAGTTTGGTCGTGGCACACAGGCTCAGCACAATCCAAAACTGTGACCTTATTGCCGTGCTTGACAAAGGAATTATTGTGGAAAAGGGCACACACTCGTCCCTCATGTCAAAGGGTTCCTCGGGAACATATTATAACTTAGTTAGTTTGCAACAAGGGGGCGACCAACACTAA
- the LOC123087851 gene encoding probable 3-beta-hydroxysteroid-Delta(8),Delta(7)-isomerase — protein sequence MSAHPYAPAGLDLTGYVPLRLSQLPRCLPLFPPLRLAHLRYSPVKPLSSQPHPFSHLPLQILVLLVAGRYGRISKADHVLLCWWAFTGLTHILIEGPFVFTPNFFAKGSPNYFDEVSMLSHLGGPTTISSSLLYVWVSSMDARSTSLLPTWMASTSGPVHSSSGHISSARTVHGS from the exons ATGAGCGCCCACCCATACGCGCCGGCGGGGCTCGACCTCACGGGCTACGTGCCGCTGCGCCTCTCCCAGCTACCTCGGTGCCTCCCTCTTTTTCCTCCTCTCCGTCTGGCTCATCTCCGGTACAGTCCAGTCAAACCCCTCTCTTCCCAGCCCCATCCTTTCTCCCACCTCCCTCTCCAGATCCTGGTTCTCCTCGTGGCAGGGAGATACGGCCGGATATCCAAGGCCGACCACGTGCTCTTGTGCTGGTGGGCGTTCACCGGGCTCACCCACATCCTCATCGAGGGCCCCTTCGTCTTCACCCCCAATTTCTTCGCCAAGGGCAGCCCCAATTACTTCGATGAAGTCT CTATGCTATCGCATCTCGGAGGTCCTACAACCATATCCTCCAGTTTGCTGTATGTCTGGGTCAGCTCTATGGATGCTCGGTCTACTTCATTACTGCCTACTTGGATGGCTTCAACTTCTGGGCCAGTTCATTCTAGTTCTGGGCATATTTCATCGGCGCGAACAGTTCATGGGTCGTGA